The Gemmatimonadota bacterium genome has a segment encoding these proteins:
- a CDS encoding EamA family transporter produces the protein MAEPSLHPDAVGLIAASALLHAGWNLLLKRAGGSQLVVALSKVAEALVFAPFFLLTAKDGLPPWPRVALLVGVAATGVLGNYVALAAAYRRSDLSLVYPVSRGAALVFLPVLGALFLGERLGARSVAALALIVAGIVVLQLPALDRRGLRTLTGAMRQPAIGYAVLAAFLTATYTVWDKVALREMAPFAYMYLYTVVVAAAYGGWVVRNVATADRQATWRAHRGAIVGIGVMNMLSYGLTLLALRQGTSSLVIGLRQLSIVVGVFLGWAVLRERITWPRRIGVAMIATGCVLIAIR, from the coding sequence GTGGCTGAGCCCTCCCTGCATCCGGATGCGGTTGGACTGATTGCCGCATCGGCCCTGCTCCACGCCGGGTGGAACCTGCTACTCAAGCGTGCGGGAGGCAGCCAACTGGTCGTCGCCCTGTCCAAGGTGGCCGAGGCACTGGTCTTCGCTCCGTTTTTTCTGCTGACCGCCAAGGATGGACTCCCACCCTGGCCACGCGTCGCGCTCCTCGTAGGTGTCGCCGCGACCGGCGTGCTGGGGAACTACGTCGCGCTGGCTGCCGCCTACCGACGCAGTGACCTGTCGCTCGTGTACCCCGTGTCGCGCGGGGCTGCACTGGTCTTTCTCCCAGTACTCGGTGCCCTGTTTCTCGGCGAGCGACTCGGCGCGCGGTCCGTGGCGGCCCTCGCGCTGATCGTCGCAGGAATTGTCGTCCTGCAACTTCCCGCGCTCGATCGACGCGGCTTGCGCACGCTCACCGGGGCCATGCGGCAGCCGGCAATTGGGTACGCCGTCCTCGCGGCGTTCCTTACGGCGACGTATACGGTGTGGGACAAGGTGGCCCTGCGCGAGATGGCCCCATTTGCCTACATGTATCTCTATACGGTCGTCGTCGCCGCCGCGTACGGTGGCTGGGTCGTGCGCAACGTGGCGACGGCTGACCGGCAGGCCACCTGGCGCGCCCATCGCGGCGCCATCGTCGGCATCGGCGTGATGAACATGCTCTCCTACGGGCTGACGTTGCTCGCGCTCCGGCAGGGAACGTCGAGCCTGGTGATCGGGCTGCGGCAACTGAGCATTGTCGTGGGCGTCTTCCTGGGATGGGCGGTGCTCCGGGAGCGCATCACCTGGCCGCGCCGCATTGGCGTGGCGATGATTGCGACCGGCTGTGTGTTGATCGCCATCCGTTAA
- a CDS encoding serine hydrolase, producing the protein MPPARRTPALITSLVVGSLVVSRLATAQADPAFEPRVDSVFARWTTTTPGCAVGVSQRGRVLLTKGYGMANLEYGVPLGAGSVMESGSVAKQFTSAAIVLLQLDGKLRLDDDIRTHLPEVPDFGAPITIRNLLTHTSGLRDQWGLLSLTGNPPGQQVHTLPLILHLVTRQQELNFRPGAEYLYSNTGYALAAIIVERVSGKSLAQFSKERLFGPLDMTHTEWRDDHQRIVAGRATAYQRRLNGTYATLMPFTNVYGNGGLLSTMADLLKWNEALTTGTVPGGKALVEALEGRMRLTSGVTIPYALGLRHDTFQGRREVAHSGSTAGYSTYMTRFPDDGVSIAVWCSASDANPTAAARRIASLLLPSARTVPQPTAASASDATPWVGRYRNEATDDVFDVIAGANGMVIRMPGGSSLAQPAGAARFRTTNGITFTFRGSGPDRQAAVMDEDGGSRDFRRSDVPAATGIRLEDYVGTYRSPEVGADYLIRATDGKLVLQYAHLPPESLAPSYHDGFSGSGRTVRFVRDASGRVTELRVFAGRVRNVKFVRVAGG; encoded by the coding sequence ATGCCTCCGGCCCGACGAACGCCCGCGCTAATCACCTCACTCGTTGTGGGATCCCTGGTCGTCTCGCGGTTGGCGACGGCGCAGGCGGACCCGGCGTTCGAACCTCGCGTGGATTCCGTGTTTGCGCGGTGGACAACTACCACGCCGGGGTGCGCCGTTGGAGTCAGCCAGCGGGGACGCGTCCTGCTGACCAAGGGCTACGGGATGGCGAACCTGGAGTACGGGGTCCCGTTAGGCGCAGGAAGCGTCATGGAGTCCGGCTCGGTCGCCAAGCAGTTCACGTCCGCCGCCATCGTCCTCCTGCAGCTCGACGGCAAGCTGCGCCTCGATGACGACATCCGGACGCACCTCCCGGAAGTACCAGACTTCGGCGCCCCCATCACGATCCGGAACCTCCTCACGCACACGAGCGGCCTGCGCGACCAGTGGGGCTTGCTCTCGCTGACCGGGAATCCGCCGGGCCAGCAAGTCCACACCCTTCCGCTCATCCTCCACCTGGTCACCCGCCAGCAGGAGCTGAACTTCCGCCCGGGGGCCGAGTACCTCTACAGCAACACCGGCTACGCCCTCGCGGCGATCATCGTGGAGCGCGTGTCAGGGAAGAGCCTCGCGCAATTTTCGAAGGAACGACTCTTCGGGCCACTCGACATGACCCATACGGAGTGGCGCGACGATCACCAGCGGATCGTTGCCGGTCGTGCCACCGCGTACCAGAGGCGGCTCAACGGGACATACGCCACCCTGATGCCCTTCACCAATGTGTACGGAAACGGTGGGCTCCTGTCCACGATGGCCGACCTCCTCAAGTGGAACGAGGCCCTGACCACCGGAACCGTGCCAGGCGGCAAGGCACTGGTCGAGGCCCTCGAGGGACGGATGCGATTGACCTCGGGCGTCACGATCCCGTACGCCCTGGGCTTGCGGCATGACACTTTTCAAGGGCGACGCGAGGTCGCGCATAGCGGGTCGACTGCCGGGTATTCGACCTACATGACCCGTTTTCCGGACGACGGCGTCTCCATTGCGGTCTGGTGCAGTGCCTCGGACGCCAACCCAACCGCCGCCGCGCGCCGCATTGCGTCCCTGCTCCTGCCGTCAGCGCGCACCGTTCCCCAACCAACGGCAGCCTCCGCGTCCGACGCGACCCCTTGGGTAGGGCGCTACCGAAACGAAGCGACGGATGACGTCTTCGACGTGATCGCCGGCGCCAACGGGATGGTGATCCGTATGCCGGGCGGTTCGAGCCTGGCCCAGCCAGCCGGAGCGGCGCGTTTCCGAACGACCAACGGGATTACCTTCACGTTTCGCGGCTCAGGCCCCGACCGGCAGGCCGCGGTGATGGATGAGGACGGGGGCTCCCGGGATTTCCGCCGCTCCGACGTGCCAGCGGCGACCGGCATCCGCCTCGAGGACTACGTGGGCACCTACCGGTCGCCCGAGGTGGGTGCCGACTACCTGATCCGTGCGACGGATGGCAAGCTGGTGTTGCAGTATGCACACCTGCCGCCTGAGTCACTGGCGCCCAGCTACCACGATGGATTTTCCGGCAGCGGGCGCACCGTACGTTTTGTACGCGATGCCTCGGGACGCGTCACGGAGCTGCGCGTCTTCGCCGGACGCGTCCGCAATGTGAAGTTTGTCCGCGTGGCGGGTGGCTGA